In the genome of Populus nigra chromosome 9, ddPopNigr1.1, whole genome shotgun sequence, one region contains:
- the LOC133703304 gene encoding subtilisin-like protease SBT5.3, with translation NKTFDVYDVPARTSSTARQPIADASAAEATPFNYGSGHLRPNRAMDPGLVSDLTTTDYLNFLCSIGYNATQMSIFIEEPYACPPKNISLLNFNYPSITVPNLSGNVTLTRTLKNAGTPGLYTVRVKKPDGILVKVEPASLKFSKLNEERTFKVILKAKDNWFSSSYVFGGLTWSDGVHHVRSPFVVRKAVNPTSN, from the coding sequence AACAAAACTTTTGATGTTTATGATGTTCCAGCCAGAACAAGTAGCACTGCTAGACAGCCAATAGCCGACGCTTCTGCTGCGGAGGCAACCCCCTTCAACTATGGTTCAGGACATCTGCGGCCAAACCGCGCGATGGATCCTGGGTTGGTCTCTGACTTAACCACCACGGATTACTTGAATTTTCTGTGCTCCATCGGCTATAATGCAACCCAGATGTCAATATTCATCGAAGAGCCATATGCTTGCCCACCAAAGAATATCAGTTTGTTGAACTTCAACTATCCTTCAATTACTGTCCCTAATCTCTCAGGAAATGTCACGCTGACTAGAACCTTAAAGAACGCGGGAACTCCAGGATTATACACAGTTCGTGTCAAGAAGCCTGATGGAATATTAGTTAAGGTAGAGCCAGCGAGTTTGAAATTCAGCAAGCTAAATGAAGAGAGAACTTTCAAGGTCATACTGAAGGCTAAGGACAATTGGTTTAGCAGTTCTTACGTGTTTGGAGGGCTCACATGGTCAGATGGTGTGCACCATGTTAGGAGTCCTTTTGTGGTCAGGAAGGCAGTGAACCCAACTTCGAATTAA
- the LOC133703303 gene encoding subtilisin-like protease SBT5.3 isoform X2, protein MTESYYDLLGSCLKSKEKAKEAIFYSYTSHINGFAATLEDDEVDQLSNRPEVVSVFPNEVNQLHTTRSWEFLGLERNGQIPADSIWLKARFGEDVIIGNLDTGVWPESESFDDKGMGPIPTRWKGYCETNDGVKCNRKLIGARYFNKGYEAALGRPLDSSNNTARDTNGHGTHTLSTAGGRFVSGANFLGSAYGTAKGGSPNARVASYKVCWTGCYDADILAAFDAAIQDGVDILSISLGRALAIPYFRYGIAIGSFQAVMNGILVVCSAGNSGFLGFGTTSNVAPWVLTVAASTIDREFPSNVVLGNNKEFKGTSFNTNNMSDTKYYPIVYSVDAKAANASAQLAQTCYPESLDPKKVRGKIVYCPGGMIPNVEKSLVVAQAGGVGMILADQFADRSSTSQGFFVPTSLVSAIDGHSILSYIYSTKSPVAYISGSTEIGKVVAPVMASFSSTGPNNITPEILKPDITAPGVYILAAYTKAPRRLSRLIDRRPLSFNIISGTSMSCPHVSGIAGLLKTMHPDWSPAAIKSAIMTTARTSSTARQPIADASAAEATPFNYGSGHLRPNRAMDPGLVYDLTTTDYLNFLCSIGYNATQMSIFIEEPYACPPKNISLLNFNYPSITVPNLSGNVTLTRTLKNVGTPGLYTVRVKKPDGILVKVEPESLKFSKLNEEKTFKVMLKAKDNWFDSSYMFGGLTWSDGVHDVRSPIVVGVNPTLN, encoded by the exons ATGACCGAGTCCTACTATGATCTATTGGGTTCTTGTTTGAAAAG CAAGGAGAAAGCTAAAGAAGCAATATTTTATTCGTACACAAGTCATATCAATGGCTTTGCTGCAACCCTCGAAGATGATGAAGTGGATCAGTTATCGA ACCGTCCGGAAGTTGTATCAGTTTTTCCAAATGAAGTAAATCAGTTGCATACCACTCGGTCATGGGAGTTTCTTGGACTAGAGAGAAATGGACAAATCCCTGCTGATTCAATCTGGTTAAAGGCAAGATTTGGTGAAGACGTAATTATTGGAAATCTTGACACTG GCGTCTGGCCGGAATCAGAGAGCTTCGACGATAAAGGAATGGGACCAATTCCAACAAGGTGGAAAGGATATTGTGAAACAAATGATGGGGTTAAATGCAATAG GAAGTTGATCGGAGCAAGGTACTTCAACAAGGGTTATGAAGCAGCTCTAGGCCGTCCACTTGATTCATCCAATAACACCGCAAGAGATACTAATGGTCATGGTACCCATACTCTATCTACAGCTGGTGGTCGCTTTGTTTCAGGTGCCAATTTCCTAGGATCAGCCTACGGGACAGCCAAAGGAGGATCACCTAATGCACGAGTTGCTTCATACAAGGTGTGCTGGACGGGTTGCTATGATGCTGATATATTGGCTGCCTTCGACGCTGCTATTCAAGACGGGGTTGACATTTTGTCCATTTCACTTGGAAGGGCACTTGCTATCCCTTACTTCAGATATGGTATTGCAATTGGATCTTTTCAGGCTGTTATGAACGGAATTCTTGTAGTTTGCTCGGCTGGGAACTCCGGATTCCTTGGCTTCGGAACAACTTCAAATGTAGCTCCGTGGGTTCTCACCGTTGCGGCTAGCACAATTGATCGGGAGTTTCCATCGAATGTTGTCCTTGGAAATAACAAGGAATTCAAG gGCACGAGCTTTAACACCAATAACATGTCAGATACGAAGTATTACCCTATAGTTTATTCTGTGGATGCTAAAGCTGCAAATGCCTCTGCTCAACTTGC ACAAACATGCTATCCTGAATCCCTTGACCCAAAAAAGGTAAGAGGAAAGATTGTGTACTGTCCTGGTGGTATGATACCTAATGTCGAGAAGAGCTTGGTGGTTGCTCAGGCTGGTGGTGTTGGGATGATCCTCGCTGATCAATTTGCAGACCGTTCAAGCACGTCTCAAGGTTTCTTTGTTCCTACTTCACTTGTCTCAGCAATTGATGGTCATTCCATTTTATCTTACATCTACAGCACAAA gTCACCGGTAGCCTATATAAGTGGCTCTACTGAAATTGGAAAAGTGGTTGCGCCAGTCATGGCTTCGTTTTCATCAACTGGACCAAATAACATTACACCAGAGATCCTCAAG CCAGACATCACTGCACCTGGAGTCTATATTTTAGCTGCCTATACAAAAGCACCAAGGCGTTTATCTCGGCTTATAGACCGGCGCCCTCtttccttcaacattatatctGGGACTTCAATGTCATGCCCCCATGTTTCTGGCATTGCTGGTCTTCTCAAAACCATGCACCCTGATTGGAGTCCCGCCGCAATTAAGTCAGCAATCATGACCACCG CCAGAACAAGTAGCACTGCTAGACAGCCAATAGCCGACGCTTCTGCTGCGGAGGCAACCCCCTTCAACTATGGTTCAGGACATCTGCGGCCAAACCGCGCGATGGATCCTGGGTTGGTCTATGACTTAACCACCACGGATTACTTGAATTTTCTGTGCTCCATCGGCTATAATGCAACCCAGATGTCAATATTCATCGAAGAGCCATATGCTTGCCCACCGAAGAATATCAGTTTGTTGAACTTCAACTATCCTTCAATTACTGTCCCTAATCTCTCAGGAAATGTCACGTTGACTAGAACCTTAAAGAACGTGGGAACTCCAGGATTATACACAGTTCGTGTCAAGAAGCCTGATGGAATATTAGTTAAGGTAGAGCCAGAGAGTTTGAAATTCAGCAAGCTAAATGAAGAGAAAACTTTCAAGGTCATGCTGAAGGCTAAAGACAATTGGTTTGACAGTTCTTACATGTTTGGAGGGCTCACATGGTCAGATGGTGTGCACGATGTTAGGAGTCCTATTGTGGTCGGTGTCAACCCAACTTTGAATTAA
- the LOC133703303 gene encoding subtilisin-like protease SBT5.3 isoform X1 — MKIISSLLLLFSLLSSLQISPLLAVKKSYVVYLGRNSHTSKPSTLGNDRMTESYYDLLGSCLKSKEKAKEAIFYSYTSHINGFAATLEDDEVDQLSNRPEVVSVFPNEVNQLHTTRSWEFLGLERNGQIPADSIWLKARFGEDVIIGNLDTGVWPESESFDDKGMGPIPTRWKGYCETNDGVKCNRKLIGARYFNKGYEAALGRPLDSSNNTARDTNGHGTHTLSTAGGRFVSGANFLGSAYGTAKGGSPNARVASYKVCWTGCYDADILAAFDAAIQDGVDILSISLGRALAIPYFRYGIAIGSFQAVMNGILVVCSAGNSGFLGFGTTSNVAPWVLTVAASTIDREFPSNVVLGNNKEFKGTSFNTNNMSDTKYYPIVYSVDAKAANASAQLAQTCYPESLDPKKVRGKIVYCPGGMIPNVEKSLVVAQAGGVGMILADQFADRSSTSQGFFVPTSLVSAIDGHSILSYIYSTKSPVAYISGSTEIGKVVAPVMASFSSTGPNNITPEILKPDITAPGVYILAAYTKAPRRLSRLIDRRPLSFNIISGTSMSCPHVSGIAGLLKTMHPDWSPAAIKSAIMTTARTSSTARQPIADASAAEATPFNYGSGHLRPNRAMDPGLVYDLTTTDYLNFLCSIGYNATQMSIFIEEPYACPPKNISLLNFNYPSITVPNLSGNVTLTRTLKNVGTPGLYTVRVKKPDGILVKVEPESLKFSKLNEEKTFKVMLKAKDNWFDSSYMFGGLTWSDGVHDVRSPIVVGVNPTLN, encoded by the exons atgaagattatTTCTTCTCTGTTGCTTCTGTTCTCCCTTTTGTCCTCTCTGCAGATCAGTCCACTATTAGCAGTGAAAAAG TCTTATGTGGTGTATCTCGGGAGAAATTCACACACTTCTAAACCTTCAACCTTGGGGAATGATAGAATGACCGAGTCCTACTATGATCTATTGGGTTCTTGTTTGAAAAG CAAGGAGAAAGCTAAAGAAGCAATATTTTATTCGTACACAAGTCATATCAATGGCTTTGCTGCAACCCTCGAAGATGATGAAGTGGATCAGTTATCGA ACCGTCCGGAAGTTGTATCAGTTTTTCCAAATGAAGTAAATCAGTTGCATACCACTCGGTCATGGGAGTTTCTTGGACTAGAGAGAAATGGACAAATCCCTGCTGATTCAATCTGGTTAAAGGCAAGATTTGGTGAAGACGTAATTATTGGAAATCTTGACACTG GCGTCTGGCCGGAATCAGAGAGCTTCGACGATAAAGGAATGGGACCAATTCCAACAAGGTGGAAAGGATATTGTGAAACAAATGATGGGGTTAAATGCAATAG GAAGTTGATCGGAGCAAGGTACTTCAACAAGGGTTATGAAGCAGCTCTAGGCCGTCCACTTGATTCATCCAATAACACCGCAAGAGATACTAATGGTCATGGTACCCATACTCTATCTACAGCTGGTGGTCGCTTTGTTTCAGGTGCCAATTTCCTAGGATCAGCCTACGGGACAGCCAAAGGAGGATCACCTAATGCACGAGTTGCTTCATACAAGGTGTGCTGGACGGGTTGCTATGATGCTGATATATTGGCTGCCTTCGACGCTGCTATTCAAGACGGGGTTGACATTTTGTCCATTTCACTTGGAAGGGCACTTGCTATCCCTTACTTCAGATATGGTATTGCAATTGGATCTTTTCAGGCTGTTATGAACGGAATTCTTGTAGTTTGCTCGGCTGGGAACTCCGGATTCCTTGGCTTCGGAACAACTTCAAATGTAGCTCCGTGGGTTCTCACCGTTGCGGCTAGCACAATTGATCGGGAGTTTCCATCGAATGTTGTCCTTGGAAATAACAAGGAATTCAAG gGCACGAGCTTTAACACCAATAACATGTCAGATACGAAGTATTACCCTATAGTTTATTCTGTGGATGCTAAAGCTGCAAATGCCTCTGCTCAACTTGC ACAAACATGCTATCCTGAATCCCTTGACCCAAAAAAGGTAAGAGGAAAGATTGTGTACTGTCCTGGTGGTATGATACCTAATGTCGAGAAGAGCTTGGTGGTTGCTCAGGCTGGTGGTGTTGGGATGATCCTCGCTGATCAATTTGCAGACCGTTCAAGCACGTCTCAAGGTTTCTTTGTTCCTACTTCACTTGTCTCAGCAATTGATGGTCATTCCATTTTATCTTACATCTACAGCACAAA gTCACCGGTAGCCTATATAAGTGGCTCTACTGAAATTGGAAAAGTGGTTGCGCCAGTCATGGCTTCGTTTTCATCAACTGGACCAAATAACATTACACCAGAGATCCTCAAG CCAGACATCACTGCACCTGGAGTCTATATTTTAGCTGCCTATACAAAAGCACCAAGGCGTTTATCTCGGCTTATAGACCGGCGCCCTCtttccttcaacattatatctGGGACTTCAATGTCATGCCCCCATGTTTCTGGCATTGCTGGTCTTCTCAAAACCATGCACCCTGATTGGAGTCCCGCCGCAATTAAGTCAGCAATCATGACCACCG CCAGAACAAGTAGCACTGCTAGACAGCCAATAGCCGACGCTTCTGCTGCGGAGGCAACCCCCTTCAACTATGGTTCAGGACATCTGCGGCCAAACCGCGCGATGGATCCTGGGTTGGTCTATGACTTAACCACCACGGATTACTTGAATTTTCTGTGCTCCATCGGCTATAATGCAACCCAGATGTCAATATTCATCGAAGAGCCATATGCTTGCCCACCGAAGAATATCAGTTTGTTGAACTTCAACTATCCTTCAATTACTGTCCCTAATCTCTCAGGAAATGTCACGTTGACTAGAACCTTAAAGAACGTGGGAACTCCAGGATTATACACAGTTCGTGTCAAGAAGCCTGATGGAATATTAGTTAAGGTAGAGCCAGAGAGTTTGAAATTCAGCAAGCTAAATGAAGAGAAAACTTTCAAGGTCATGCTGAAGGCTAAAGACAATTGGTTTGACAGTTCTTACATGTTTGGAGGGCTCACATGGTCAGATGGTGTGCACGATGTTAGGAGTCCTATTGTGGTCGGTGTCAACCCAACTTTGAATTAA